One window of uncultured Trichococcus sp. genomic DNA carries:
- the nrdD gene encoding anaerobic ribonucleoside-triphosphate reductase, with amino-acid sequence MASLPTDFLNESTNLQVDDAEVNIQVLKADGRVVPFHAKKIYKAIKKAERFLSEQNEGAADYDVDAVVALVVDKLIASETDSVSTDDIHDQVEATLAEMGNLPLAEAYNTYKLTKKVKKLQQQDIELRIQSLMNADQSVVNENANKDSRVFNTIRDLTAGVAAKAIGLRMLPKHVSNAHMKGDIHYHDLDYQPYSPMTNCVLIDFQNMLREGFKIGNAEVDSPRSVNTATAQMAQIFANVASSQYGGCSADRVDEVLAPYARLNYEKHLETAKEWVEGEAKQIAYAEEKTRKDIYDAMQSLEYEINTLYTSNGQTPFTTLGFGLGTDWFAREIQKAVLQVRIKGLGKERRTAIFPKLIFALKKGTNLETQDPNYDIKQLAITCATKRMYPDVLMYDKIVELTGSFKTPMGCRSFLQGWEDENGNEVNSGRMNLGVVTLNIPRIALESEGNPEAFWNIFEERLAICKDALVYRVERTKEATPTNAPILYQHGAFGKRLGETDKVDELFKNKRATVSLGYIGLYEAATVFYGADWETNPEAKAFTLDIVKKMKEKTDAWGNQYGYHFSVYSTPSESLTDRFCSMDTEKFGIIADITDKEYYTNSFHYDVRKNPNPFEKIAFEMEYPQYCSGGFIHYCEYPNLQQNPKALETVWDFAYDKVGYLGTNTPIDHCLECGFEGDFNPTERGFQCPECGNTDPQTCDVVKRTCGYLGNPQIRPMVKGRHKEISARVKHLHADCKSEQ; translated from the coding sequence ATGGCTTCATTACCAACGGATTTCTTAAATGAAAGCACGAATCTTCAAGTCGATGACGCAGAAGTGAACATCCAAGTGTTGAAGGCGGATGGACGGGTGGTTCCTTTTCATGCCAAGAAAATATATAAAGCGATCAAGAAAGCGGAGCGTTTTTTGTCTGAACAGAACGAAGGGGCTGCAGATTACGATGTGGATGCTGTCGTGGCATTGGTCGTAGACAAGCTGATCGCATCAGAAACGGACAGCGTTTCGACGGATGATATCCATGATCAGGTTGAAGCGACACTTGCTGAAATGGGGAATCTGCCGTTAGCGGAAGCCTATAATACCTATAAACTGACGAAGAAAGTCAAAAAACTCCAACAACAGGACATTGAATTGCGCATCCAAAGCTTGATGAATGCCGATCAGAGCGTCGTGAACGAGAATGCCAACAAGGACAGCCGTGTCTTCAATACGATCCGTGACTTGACGGCGGGTGTGGCTGCGAAAGCGATCGGATTGAGAATGTTGCCGAAACACGTTTCCAATGCCCACATGAAAGGCGATATCCATTACCATGACCTGGATTACCAGCCGTATTCACCGATGACGAACTGTGTTCTGATCGATTTCCAGAATATGCTTCGTGAAGGCTTCAAAATCGGCAATGCTGAAGTGGACAGCCCGCGTTCAGTCAATACGGCGACTGCCCAAATGGCGCAGATTTTTGCGAATGTGGCTTCCAGCCAATACGGCGGCTGCAGCGCAGACCGTGTCGACGAAGTGCTTGCTCCCTATGCCCGCCTGAACTATGAGAAACATCTGGAAACGGCTAAGGAATGGGTGGAGGGCGAAGCGAAACAAATCGCTTATGCAGAAGAAAAAACCCGCAAAGATATCTATGATGCTATGCAAAGCCTGGAGTACGAAATTAACACACTCTACACTTCAAACGGACAAACACCGTTTACCACGCTCGGATTCGGGTTGGGGACGGATTGGTTTGCGCGCGAAATCCAAAAAGCCGTCCTGCAAGTGCGCATCAAAGGCTTGGGCAAGGAAAGACGCACAGCGATCTTCCCTAAATTGATCTTCGCCTTGAAAAAAGGCACGAACCTGGAGACGCAGGATCCCAATTATGACATCAAACAATTGGCCATCACTTGCGCCACGAAACGGATGTACCCGGATGTCCTGATGTACGATAAAATCGTTGAATTGACAGGCAGCTTCAAAACACCGATGGGCTGCCGTTCCTTCCTGCAGGGCTGGGAAGATGAAAACGGAAATGAAGTCAATTCCGGTCGGATGAATCTTGGGGTCGTGACGTTGAACATCCCGAGAATCGCCTTGGAATCGGAAGGGAATCCGGAAGCATTCTGGAACATCTTCGAGGAACGCTTGGCCATCTGTAAGGATGCCCTCGTCTACCGTGTCGAGCGCACCAAAGAAGCGACGCCTACGAACGCACCAATCCTGTACCAGCACGGAGCCTTCGGGAAACGTCTGGGTGAAACGGATAAGGTCGATGAACTATTCAAAAACAAACGCGCTACAGTCTCCTTGGGCTACATCGGACTGTATGAAGCTGCGACCGTCTTCTACGGAGCGGATTGGGAAACGAATCCGGAAGCAAAAGCCTTCACTTTGGACATCGTCAAGAAGATGAAGGAAAAAACGGATGCTTGGGGCAACCAATACGGTTATCATTTCAGCGTCTACTCGACGCCGAGCGAAAGTTTGACCGATCGCTTCTGCAGCATGGACACTGAGAAATTCGGCATCATCGCTGATATCACGGATAAAGAATACTACACAAACAGTTTCCACTATGATGTCCGCAAGAACCCGAATCCTTTCGAAAAGATCGCCTTCGAAATGGAATATCCGCAATATTGCTCAGGCGGCTTTATCCATTATTGCGAATATCCGAACTTGCAGCAAAACCCGAAAGCTTTGGAAACGGTCTGGGATTTTGCTTATGACAAAGTCGGCTACTTGGGAACGAATACGCCGATTGATCACTGCTTGGAGTGCGGTTTTGAAGGGGACTTCAATCCTACCGAGCGCGGTTTCCAATGCCCGGAATGCGGCAATACCGATCCGCAGACATGC